One window of the Rhipicephalus sanguineus isolate Rsan-2018 chromosome 2, BIME_Rsan_1.4, whole genome shotgun sequence genome contains the following:
- the LOC119382646 gene encoding cyclic pyranopterin monophosphate synthase, with product MMPSALARRFGNASSLAASWRQVVLLGLSDAFLGRRLLSRRWMGKLTHVDEEGGARMVDVAEKPESVRTATASGRVLLGKHVYELVKSNNVKKGDVLTVSQIAGIGAAKQTSQLIPLCHPLFLTKVDVKLTLVESTYEVLIESYAKCTGKTGVEMEALSAVTVAALTVYDMCKAVSRDLKITDVQLTSKTGGTRGDFHRDILPGSTDYS from the coding sequence ATGATGCCGTCCGCGTTAGCAAGACGTTTTGGCAATGCTAGTTCCTTAGCGGCATCGTGGAGGCAAGTGGTTCTACTTGGTCTATCTGATGCCTTTCTTGGTCGTCGTCTGCTCTCAAGACGCTGGATGGGAAAACTGACGCACGTGGACGAAGAAGGCGGCGCACGGATGGTTGATGTCGCGGAAAAACCAGAGTCGGTGCGCACAGCGACTGCATCTGGGCGCGTCCTGCTAGGAAAACACGTGTACGAGCTAGTGAAATCCAACAACGTGAAGAAAGGCGACGTTCTGACCGTTTCCCAGATTGCGGGAATCGGTGCCGCCAAGCAGACGTCCCAGCTGATTCCGTTGTGCCACCCGTTGTTTCTCACCAAGGTGGACGTGAAGTTGACACTCGTGGAAAGCACCTACGAAGTGCTCATTGAAAGTTACGCCAAATGCACGGGAAAGACTGGCGTCGAAATGGAGGCACTGAGCGCCGTTACTGTCGCGGCTCTGACCGTCTACGATATGTGTAAAGCTGTGAGCAGAGATTTGAAAATAACCGACGTCCAGTTGACTTCAAAAACCGGAGGCACGCGAGGAGACTTTCACCGAGATATTCTCCCAGGGAGCACTGACTATAGCTAG